GGCAGACCGAAGGTGGCATCGTCACGCCCCACGTGCTGGACGCCCTCAGGATCCCCTACGACCGACTGGAGGATCCGGCCGAGGTGCCGACCAAGGTGGGCTGGGCGCGGACGCTGGCGTACGCCGCCAATCGGCCCGTCGCCCTGCTGCTCACGCGCGCTCTGATGTGGGAAGCGGCGTGACGGACGCCGGCGGGGCCAGGATGAAGCGTGTAGAGGCGCTGCGGGCGATTCACGAGGATCTGGAGGGGTGCGCGGTCGTGACCATCATGGGCGCCGTGGCCGCCGAGCTTCAGTCCGTCGGGCACCGTCCCAACTTCTTCTACCTCCAACACGCGATGGGCCTGGCCTCGTCCATGGGGCTCGGTCTGGCGCTGGCGCGGCCCGAGCTCGAGGTCGTCGTCCTGGACGGCGACGGCTCGGTGCTGATGAACGCGGGCGGGCTCACGACCCTGGGGCGCTACCGGCCGCCCAACCTCGTCCACGTGGTCTTCGACAACGAGTCGCTGCTCAGCGTGGGCGGGTTTCCCACCGCGACGGGCGCCGGGACCGACCTCGCCGGCATGGCGGCGGCCGCGGGTGTGCCCGCGACGGCCATGGTGCACGACCTCGAGGGTTTCGAGAGCGCGTTCCGGTCGGCGCTCGAAGGCGACAGGACCACCACCATCGTCGCCAAGGTGGAGGAGCACTACGAACCGCCGCCCGACACCAGGGGGTTCGTTACCCGACTTTCGCTGCTGGAGAACAGGTACCAGTTCCGCCGCTGGCTGG
This Gemmatimonadota bacterium DNA region includes the following protein-coding sequences:
- a CDS encoding thiamine pyrophosphate-dependent enzyme — protein: MKRVEALRAIHEDLEGCAVVTIMGAVAAELQSVGHRPNFFYLQHAMGLASSMGLGLALARPELEVVVLDGDGSVLMNAGGLTTLGRYRPPNLVHVVFDNESLLSVGGFPTATGAGTDLAGMAAAAGVPATAMVHDLEGFESAFRSALEGDRTTTIVAKVEEHYEPPPDTRGFVTRLSLLENRYQFRRWLESMG